The genomic segment GCCAGTGGGCAGCTCGATCCGCGCCTCGTCGAAATGGTCCACGCGGACCTGATGGACTACCGGAATGTGGAAGCGCAACTCGCCGGGTTTGATGCGTGCTTCTTCTGCCTGGGCGTTTCGTCGGCGGGGATGAGCGAGGCGGACTACGCGCGCCTCACTTATGACCTCACGCTGGCCGCCGCGCAAACGCTCTCCCGCCTCAACCCGCAGATGACCTTCGTCTATGTCTCCGGTGCGGGCACCGACAGCACCGAGCACGGCCGCAGCATGTGGGCGCGAGTGAAAGGCCGCACGGAGAACGCGCTGCAACGGCTGCCGTTCAAAGCCGTGTATCTGTTCCGTCCCGGCGTGATCCAGCCGTTGAACGGCGCACGGTCGAAAACCCGCTCGTACCGGTTGTTCTACACGCTGACCAAACCGTTCCTGTCGACGTTGCGCGCGATGTTCCCCAACCACATTCTGAGTACGGAAGACATCGGCCAGGCGATGCTGGCGGTCGCGCGTCACGGCGCCAGCAAAGCGGTGCTCGAAACCGCCGACATCCGCGCGCTGAGTCGTGAGTCATCCTCTGCGCCTGTGGGGCTGCACGCGGGTTAGGGCTCAGACGCACCGAGCGCACCGAGCGTCACAACCGTCGGGCAAAGGCCGCAAAACCGGGTCTGTTCGATCAATCGACGCGTGGGCGCGTCTGTTACGCTAACGTTTCACTTGCCGTGCCTTCGCTGCGCGGCCCACTTTTTCACGCGCGAAAGTCCGCGCATGCCAGATCGAATAGTCCATGGTGACGCGTCGACCGAACATCGTGATTGCGATCAGTATCGTGCTAGCGGGCGCGATCCTCGCCATTGCCGTGTGGGTGCTGGCGCAGATGCGCGACGACGCATTGCGCCGCGCTCAGGACTCCGTCTTCAATGTGTCGCTGCTGATCGAGAAGGACGTCTCGCGCAATCTCGAGATCTTCGATCTGTCGTTGCGTGCGGTCATGGAAGGTCTGAAGCAGCCGGGCCTGATGGAACTGAAGCCGGAAATCCGTCAGATGGTGCTGTTCGACGGCTCGGCCGGCGCGCGGGACTTGGGGTCGCTCTTCGTGTTCGACGAGAACGGTAACGTTGTCTTCGACTCGCAAGCCTCGCCGCCGCGCAAATTCAATGTCGCCGATCGCGATTACTTCAAGGTGCAGCGCGATTCACCGAACGTGGGCCTGTATATCAGCCATCCATTCATGCCGAAGGCGCGCAACAGGGAAATCAGCATCGCGTTGAGCCGGCGCATCTCGCGGCCGGACGGCAGCTTTGGCGGCGTGGTGGTCGGCACGATACGGCTGGCGTATTTTCATCATCTGTTCGACGGCATGAACCTCGGTCCCGGCGGATCGATGGCGTTGATGCTGCGCGACGGCACGATGCTGATGCGGCGTCCTTACGATCCGAAAGTTGTCGGCATCAGTCTGGCCGGCACCGCGAACTATTCGCGCTTCGTCAATCAGCCGAGCGGGGACTTCTTCGGCACGGCGTCGATTGACGGCGTGGAGCGCTGGTACGCATTCCGCCATATCGACATGTATCCACTGATTCTCGATGTCGCGTTATCCACGCACGATATCTACGCCCAGTGGAGGCACCGCGCGTGGATCATCGGCTCGCTGATCGCCGCGCTCGACGCGACGATCATCGCGCTCGCGTTTCTGTTTTCGCAGCAGTTGCACCGCCGCCGCGCAGCCGAAGACGAACTGCGCGAACTGGCGCGCACCGACGGGCTGACCGGCCTGAATAATCGCCGCACGTTCGAAGAGCATCTCGACGCGGAATGGCGGCGCGCGCAGCGCAGCGGGTGGCCGCTGTCGATGCTGCTGATCGACGTCGACAGTTTCAAGGGTTTCAACGATCTGTACGGCCACTCGGCAGGCGACGAAGCGTTGATCACGGTGGCGCGCAGCATTGCGCAGAGCGTGCGGCGTCCGGGCGATACCGCGGCGCGCTACGGTGGCGAAGAGTTCGCCGTGTTGTTGCCGGATACGGACGAAGCCGGGGCGGCGTGCATCGCCGAGCGGATTCGCGCTGTCGTGCAGGCGCGCGAGCTGCGTCATGTGGCGAGTTCGCATCACGTGCTGACGGTGAGCATTGGCGTGGCGACCGCGCAGGGTCAGGTAATCGCGACGAGCCGTGAGCTGGTCAATGCTGCTGACCGCGCTCTGTACGACGCCAAGGATGCGGGCCGTAATCGCGTGGTGCGTTATGGCCAGGCGGAAAATGCGTCGAATGCGGATGCCGGTCATTCGCCGGATACGCAACCTGATTCCGCGCCGGAAACGGCAATGCGAAGCGACACCTGAAGCGACCTGAAGCGATCGATTGACTTCGCCATTCCGTTCGCGGCGCGCGCGAGCGGAGCGTCCAGCGAAAGGGCAAAAAAATGTCCACGTTGGGGAAACTGAGCGAAAGTCGGAGAGGTTCAACAAGATTGCAAACAACGTCGCCTACGCTTTTTATCGCGTGATGCAGCGGCGAGTCTAAGGTGCCTTCCGGCGCCGTAAATATCAGACAGATTCGAGTCGACGCGCACCTCACGCGATCCACGTCGATGCCCGGCATTCGCGCTCGACGCCTTACATCATCCTGTCCTCGTTATTCCCGCCATAGGTCGCTTCAGGTCCGCTGATCGCGGCCGTAAAGGAGTGGGGCGCGTAGCCACGTATCCGATAAATCGCGAAATGTTCGCGGTTGCGTGGCGGCCCGAGCGACCCGCCGTCGCGATTTGAAGGATGCCGAGATGAAGTGGTTCGACCGCATGACTGTATTCAGGAAACTGCTGCTGGCGTTCGCCGTGGTGATCGGCTTTTGCGTGGTGATCGGCGGGATGTCGCTGAGCAAGCTGTCGTCGATGCACGCGATTACCGACGCCATCTGCGACAAGCACATGGACGGTCTCTACTGGATGGAAGAGGCGAACCGCCACAAGATCGATTCGGATCTCGCCGCCGCGAATCTAGGCTATGCCACCGATGACGCCGGTCGTCAGAAGTTGAAGGACGGCATCGTCGGATCGTTGAAGGACATGCACGCCGCTTACGACTCGTATCGCGCGTCAATCGCGACCGCCAAAGGCCGGGCGATGTTCGACGACGTGATGAGCAAATCGGCCGTATGGGAGAGCATCGTGCATCAGCAGATCGGGCTGGAGCCGATTCCCGCCGGTGTCGATAACGCCGAACTGGTGCGCCGCGCGATTGCGTCGAGCGAGGCATTGCGCGACCGCATTACCGCGTTGATCGACTATCGCCGTCAGCAAGCCAACGACGCGCAGCAGGAAGCGACCGCCGATTATCAGCACATGGTGATCGTGATGAGCGTGCTGGTGCTCGCCGCAATTGTCGCGGGCACGTTGCTCGCGGCGGTGATCGCGCGGCGTCTCGCGCGGCAACTCGGCGGCGAGCCGGGTTACGCGATGCACATCGCTAACCGTATCGCGGACGGCGATCTGAGCGTGCGCGTCGACACTCGCGCGGGCGACTCCGACAGCATGCTGTTCGCGCTCTCCAACATGCGCGAGCGGCTGGCCGGGATCGTGTCGGGCATCAGCGAATCGAGCGAATCGATCCTGCTGGCGTCGGGCGAGATCGCGCAGGGCAACACCGATCTGTCGCAACGCACCGAGGAACAGGCCGCCGCGTTGCAGCAGACCGCGTCGAGCATGCAGGAACTGACGTCGACGGTGAAGATGAACGCCGAGAACGCGCAGCAGGCGGGCGGCGTTGCGCACGGCGCGTCGGAAGTGGCGGTGCGCGGCAGCGGCCTGGTCGGCGACGTGGTCGACACCATGCGCGAACTGGCGGCGGGCTCGAAGCGGATGACGGACATCATCGCGGTGATCGAAGGGATCGCGTTTCAGACCAACATTCTCGCGTTGAACGCGGCGGTCGAGGCGGCGCGCGCGGGCGAGCAGGGGCGCGGCTTTGCGGTGGTCGCGGGCGAAGTGCGTTCGCTCGCTCAGCGCAGCGCGGTGTCGGCGAAGGAAATCAAGGAACTGATCGAAAGTTCGACTGCACGCGTGGGCAGCGGCGCCGAACTCGCCGAGCGGGCCGGTCAGACAATGGCCGAAGTCACACATGCAGTGAAGCGCGTGACCGACATCATGGGCGAGATTTCGTCGGCGTCGCACGAACAGAGCACCGGCATCGAGGAGGTGAACCGCGCGGTCGCGCAGATGGACGACGTGACCCAGCAGAACGCGGCGCTGGTCGAGCAGGCGGCGGCTGCGGCGGCGTCGATGGCGGATCAGGCGAGACAGTTGCAGGCGGCGGTGACGGTGTTTTCGCTGGAGCCGAAGCGCGGGTGAAAGTCGTCAGTGCGTGGGGGCGGCGCCCCCTCGTTTTGCCGCGCTTGCCACGTCCCATGGCACTCCGTACACTCGCGCCTAATTCCTGAGCAGCGGTTTTTTCGCCGCCGTTCAGCACAAAACACGCCGAATAGAGGAGAACCCCCGCCATGGCCGATTCGTACTTCCCACGCTGGCGCCGCCAGCCTGCCGCTGCCGAGGGCAGTATCGTCGGCACCGACGAACGCCTTGCCTGGCCGCAAATGTTCGCCATGGGCATCCAGCACGTCGTCGCGATGTTCGGTTCGACCGTGCTCGCGCCGTTGCTGATGGGCTTCGATCCGAACCTGTGTATTTTCATGTCCGGTATCGGCACGCTGCTGTTCTTCGTGCTGGTCGGCGGACGGGTGCCGAGCTATCTCGGTTCGAGCTTCGCGTTCATCGGTCTGGTGATCGCGGTGACGGGCTACGGCGGGCACGGTCCGAATCTGAACATTCCGGTGGCGCTGGGCGGGATCATCGCGTGCGGCGTCGTGTACGCGATCATCGGGCTGATCGTGTCGGCGGTCGGTACGCGCTGGATCGAAACGCTGATGCCGCCGGTCGTCACCGGCGCGATCGTCTGCGTGATCGGCCTGAATCTCGCGCCGATCGCGGTGCATGGCGTGAGCGGCAGCAACTTCGATTCGTGGATGGCGCTGGTCACCGTGCTGTGCGTGAGCGCGGTCGCGGTGTTCGCGCGCGGCATGATGCAGCGTCTGCTCATCCTGATCGGCCTGCTGATGGCGTATGTGATTTACGCGATCGTCACGAACGGACTTGGCATGGGCAAACCGATCGATTTCGCGATCGTCGCCAACGCTGCGTGGTTCGGCTTGCCGCACTTTACGTCACCGGTGTTCGACCCGAAGGCGATGGCGTTGCTCGCGCCGATCGCGGTCATCCTCGTCGCGGAAAATCTCGGCCACATCAAGGCGGTCAGCGCGATGACCGGCCAGAACCTGGACCGCTACGTCGGCCGCGCGTTTCTCGGCGACGGCCTCGCGACCATCGTTTCCGGCTTTGCGGGCGGCACGGGCGTGACGACGTACGCGGAAAATATCGGCGTGATGGCCGTGACCAAGATCTACTCGACGCTGGTGTTCGTGATTGCCGCCGTGATCGCACTGGTGCTCGGCTTCTCGCCGAAATTCGGCGCGGTGATCCAGACGATTCCGGGTCCGGTGCTGGGCGGTGTGTCGATTGTGGTGTTCGGCCTGATCGCGGTGACGGGCGCGCGTATCTGGGTCGTCAACAAAGTCGACTTCTCGGACAACCGCAATCTGATCGTCGCCGCCGTGACGCTGGTGCTGGGCGCAGGGGACTTTTCGCTGAAGCTCGGCGGCTTTGGTCTGGGCGGGATCGGCACCGCGACGTTTGGCGCGATCATCCTCTACGCGCTGTTGAGAAAACGCTCGGCGCAAGGGCCGGTGGCCTGATTTTTTGCCCTCGCAATAAGCGGGGGCAGTGGGTGGCGGCTAGTGGTTCCTTTCCCGTTGCCGGGGCCAGGGAAACGGAAGCCGCCACCCGTACCGCAAAAAGCGTTACTTCCTCCGCGCCGTCAGCGCCGTCTCCGACAAATCCACTTCGCGCATCAGCTTGTTCAACGTCTCATCGTTGATGTCCTGGCTATTGCGCAGCGCCAGCAACGCCTTGCGCTCGGCACGCATCGCCGCCAGCTTCATCCTGAACTCGAGCGCGTCGGCGCGGCGTGCCATTTCCCTCGGCTCTTTTTCTTCGTCGAGCGTGGCGAGGCGCCGCCGGTAGAGGTCCATCACGCGCGCGGTGACATCCGCCGCATACGCCGACTCCGATTCATCCAGATTCGCGCATTCGGTATCGTGCACTTCGTCGACTGCGCGAATCGCGGCTTGCGCGGCGGCCGTGCGCGCGAGCGCTTCCTCGGCGGCGTGCGGATCCTTGCCCCGCCGCCAGCCGTTCAACAACACCGGCAACGCGCCGACCGCCACCAGCAGCGACAGCAGAATCACGCCCGATGCGATGAAAATCGCCAGATCGCGACCAGGTAGCGGCGTGCCGTTCGGCAGCAGCTCCGGCAGCGACAGCACGCCCGCAAGCGTCACCGCGCCGCGCACCCCGGCTACCGTCGTGACCGACACCATCCTCAAGCCGGGGACCGCGTTCGACACCCCTTGTTTCGCCGCGCCACGGCTCGCGAAATAGCGCAGCAGCCAGACCCACACGAAGCGCATCGCGTAGAGCGCGAGCGCCACCGCCGCGATGTAGCCGATCAGCAGACCGACTTGCGCGTTACTGGTTTCGTGCGCGTCGAGCAGCGCGCGGCCCAGAATGTGCGGAAACTGCAGCCCCAGCAGAATGAACACCATCCCGTTGAAGACGAACTCGATCATCGTCCACGTGCTGCTTGCACGAACTCGCGACGACACCGGGCCTTCGGTCACGACGCTCGTGTAGTTCATCGTCATGCCCGCAGCCACGGCGGACAGAATGCCCGACAGCCCGAGGCGTTCCGCGATCAGATACGCGGCGAACGGAATCAGCAGCGTCATTACGACGCCGGGTGCGGGATCGCCCTCTTCGGTGAGACTGAAAAAATGCGCCGACACGAAGCTGAACAGCCAGCTCACCGCCGCGCCCACGGCCAGCCCGCCCACCGCGATGACCACGAAACTGATCGACGCGTCGCGCAGCGAAAACACGCCGGTCATCGCAGCGGCGATGGCGAACTTCAGCGCGACGAGACCCGACGCGTCGTTCATCAACGCTTCGCCTTCGAGGATGTGCATCAGCCGCCCAGGAATGCGGTCCTTGCCGACGATGCCCGACAGCGCCACGGCATCGGTCGGCGACAACACCGCCGCGAGCGCGAATGCGACCGGCAGCGAAATGGCCGGCACCAGTGCATGCACGAAGTAGCCGACCACCAGCACCGTCATGAACACCAAGCCGAGCGCGAGCATCAGGATCGCGCGGCGGGCCATGAAGAATTCGCGCTTGGGAATGCGCCAGCCATCCGCGAACAGCAATGGCGGAATGAACAGCAACATGAAGATTTCAGGATTGAAGCTGACGTGCAGGTCGAGCCTCGGCCACGCGAGCAATGCGCCGATGGCGATTTGCACGAGAGGCAGCGGCAGCTTGAACGGCAACGAGCGCGTCAGGACGCCGGAGCCCGCGACGGCGAGCAGAAGAATCAATACGGTGAAGACTATTTCCATCGGTCTATTTCTACGGATATAACGAATGTTTCCTCGGAGATTTTCGACGATGCCGCCGCGTAGCGTTCACGAGGGGCAAGGCCGCAGTTTAGCCCGAGCACGAGAAAGGCTATTGTCAGCCGCGCATTGCGCGCTCGAGGTTGGCGGCGAAGGCCGGCAGCAAAGCGCTTCAGAACGCGTCAAATCGGGCAACTGAAAGCCCGCGCACCGCAACGGTGCGCGCTACGCCCACGCTCGGCGCACGAACCTTTCCGCCGGTGCAATCTTCGGTCGAAACTGATTTGGAATGTGCGTCAGCGTGCGCATGGAGCTTGCTTAAGCAGTAACGATGACGCACATTTGAGAAACGGTGCCGAGGTTGTTCGCCTCCGCGTTCGGACCGGGCCGGCTCTTGCGTGAGAGGACTGCATGACGATTGCGCAACAGGATAGAACGGCCAGCGTGCCGCATGGTTTCGATGTCGAAGTGACGTCGGGGCTTCAACGTTTTTCAGCGCAGCATGGCGAGCTGACGCTATCGAGCGTGTTTCAGCCGATTTTCAGCCTGTCGCATATGCGGGCGGTCGGCTACGAAGGTTTGCTGCGCGCGCACGACTCGCTCGACCGCCCCGTGTCTCCGCTCGACGTGTTCGGCGAGGCCGCGCGTGTCGGCGACGTGCTGCAGGTGGACCGGCTTGCGCAGACACTGCATCTGGAAAACTTCAAGGTGCTCGGTGCCGAGCGTGAGTGGCTGTTTCTGAACGTGCATCCGGGCGCGCTCACCGATCCGTATCTGTCCGCCGCGTTGCTGGCGACGCTGCGGCGGCTCGATTTGCCGCCGCGCCGGATCGTGCTCGAAGTGCTGGAACAACGTGCCGAAGACCTGGAGCGTCTCGCCGATGCGGTGCGTCAGTTCCGCGAGCGCGGCTTCCTGATCGCGCTCGACGATTTCGGCGCGGGGCATTCGAACGTCGAGCGGATCTGGCAACTGAATCCCGACATCGTCAAACTCGACCGGGTGATGCTGTCGCACGCCGCGCATCGTGCGGATATGGCGACGATCCTGCCGGGCCTCGTTGCGTTGCTGCACGAGGCGGGCAAGCTGGTGTTGATCGAAGGCGTGGAAACGGAGCACGAAGCGCAGATGGCGCTCGCCTGCAACGCCGACTTCGTGCAGGGCTTTTTCTTCGGCAGACCGAACCCCGGTGCCGCCGATGCCGTGCACGCGACTGCCTGCATCAGCGAACTCACCGAGCGTTATCGCGATCTGGCCGAAGCGCGCGAGCGCCGCAGCGCGAGTCGTCTGGCGCCGTATTTGCGGGCCTTCGAGCGCGCGGCCGAGCGGCTTGCCGCAGGTGAGCCGCTCGAAGAGGTGTGCTGGAATTTTCTCGCGCTCGATCACGCGGCGCGCTGTTTTCTGCTCGATGCGAAGGGCAAGCAGGCGGGCCGCAACGTCGTGTTGCGAGCCGACCGGGCCGCGCACGAAACGCGCTTTTTGCCGCTCGCCGATGCACAAGGCGCGAACTGGCTGCGTCGGCCGTATTTCCGCGATGCGATCAATGCGCCGGAACGTGTGCATGTGACGCGGCCTTATCTGTCGATCAACGAGGCGTTGCCGTGTGTGACGTTGTCGGTGGCGACGCGGGTCGGCGATCAGACTTGCGTGCTGTGCGGCGACATCGACTGGATGGATGAAGAGCGGTTCTGAGATGATGTCGTTTTTAACGACCGTCTGCCGCGCTCATGTCCATCCTGCTCGAAGTCATTGCCACGACCGTTGCCGATGCGCGTCTCGCCGCGCAAGCCGGCGCTGACCGGATCGAACTTGTCACCGCGATGGGCGAGGGCGGTCTGACGCCGAGCGTCGGCCTGATCGAAGCGGTGGTCGCGGCCGTCGAGATACCGGTGAATGTGATCGTGCGGCCGCATAGCCGCTCGTTCACTTACGACTCCGACGACTACGCCGTCATGCTGCGCGACGTTCGGGCCGTGAGAGCGGCGGGTGCGAACGGTATCGTGATCGGCATGTTGAATGGCGATGGCGAGATTGACCGGGATGGACTCGAACGTGCGATCGATGCCGCCGACGGACTCGCCATCACCTTCCATCGTGCATTCGATGAAACGCGTGATCTTCAAAAAGCGCTGGACGTGTTGCTTGGTTTCGATGCGGTGACGAATGTGCTGACGTCGGGCGGGCAAGCTTCGGTGCTGAACGCCGAGGACACGATTCGCGAATTGGTGCAGCAGGCTCGCGGGTCGCATTGCACGGTGCTCGCGGGTGCGGGTTTGACGGTCGATGCAATCGAGGGCTTCGTGACGCGAACGAAAGTCGACGCGGTGCATTTCGGTTCGGGTGTTCGCGTGGGAGGGAGCGGGCTTGCGGCGGTGGATATTGCGAAAGTCGCACAGGTGCGGACGTTTTTGAATAACGCAATCGAATAGCTAACTTGCCGTGCAACGTGCAACGCGTAACTAAAAAGCCGCTTCGAATAAATTCGAAGCGGCTTTTTTTCACAGCTGGCAATGCACGTCACCCGCAAGTCACTTACTTCGCTACAACCACCGGAATCCCCCGCAACTGCCCAGCGCCCTTCATCTCCTCCAGCGACTTCCTGACGGACTCGCCCGTCGCTGCGTCGATCAGCAAGCGTGCCGCCAGTTCACGCTCGCCGCGCTTCACACCCGCCAGATTCGCCAGCTTCACATGACCGTAACCGCGTACACGCGCATGCAGATCGGCAAGCTTCGCCACGTCTTCCAGGTTATTCGCGTCGAGCTTCGCGAGCGCACGCTGCAGCGTGGTTTCGTAATCGCCGGCGAGTTCGCGCTCCATCTTGCGCTCCAGTGTGCGGCCAAACGGATCGAGCACCGTGCCGCGCAGACCGCGCCATTTCGCCAGCATGCCGAGCACCGGCCACATCCATTTACCGAAGGTTTTCTTGACCGGATTGACGCCGGGTTGCGCGCGGCTCAGCGTAGGCGGCGCGAGGTTGAACTTGATGCCGAAGTCCTTGCCCGCGACGCCTTCGAATTGCGCTTCGAGTGCTTCACGGAAGGCCGCATCCGTATGCAGACGCGCGACTTCGTATTCGTCCTTCACCGCAAGCAGCCGATAAAACGTCGTAGCCACCGCGCGCGCCACGCGTTCGCTTTGAGCATCGACTGAATGTTCAGCGCGGCGCGCCGCATCGACCAGCGCGCGATAACGCTTCACATACGCAGCGCCGCCGTAAATTTGCAGACGCCCTTCGCGATGCGCGATCAGTTCATCGAGCGTATCGACGCGAATGCCGGGCTTGGCAAGATGCCGCGCCTGCCACAGCGATTCGAGCGCAGCCGGATCGTGCGCCGCCATCCGGCCGATCGAAAACGCCAGTTGGTTCATCGTCACCGCGACGTTGTTCAATTCGATCGCGCGCATCATCGCCGCGAACGAAACCGGGACGAGGCCGAGTTGCCACGCGTAGCCGAGCATCAGAATATTCGCGCCGATCGTATCGCCGAGAAAACGGGTGGCGAGTGCCTGAGCGTCGCAAGTGGACATGCGCTCCGGTCCCGCCGCGTGGCGCATCTTGTCGATTAGCGCGCCGGCGTGCAGCGTCGCGTCCGGGTTCGTCACGAAGGTCGCGTTCGGAATCGCGTGCGTGTTGACGACGATTCGGGTGCGGCCGTGACGCACCGTTTGCAACGCATCGGCGCTGGCGCCGACCACCATGTCACAGGCGAGCAGCACGTCGGCCTGTTGCGTGTCGATACGCACCTGGTTCAGCCATTCGTCGCGCGCGGCGAAGCGCACGAACGACAACACCGAGCCGCCTTTTTGAGCAAAGCCCATGAAGTCGAGCACCGACGCGCTCTTGCCTTCCAGATGCGCAGCCATGCTGATCAACGCGCCGACTGTCACCACGCCCGTGCCGCCGACGCCCGTCACCAGGATGTCGTACGGTGCGGCGTCCAGATGCGTCGCGGGAATCGGCAATGCTTCGACGTGGGCGGCGAGCGCTTGCGGATCGAATGCGACGCCTGCGGCTTTTTTCAGCTTGCCGCCTTCGACGGTGACGAAGCTCGGGCAGAAGCCGTTCACGCACGAGTAGTCTTTGTTGCACGACGACTGATCGATCCTGCGCTTGCGACCCAATGCCGTTTCAACCGGTTCCACCGACAGACAATTCGACTGCACGCCGCAATCGCCGCATCCTTCGCATACCTCTTCATTGATAAAGAGACGTTTGTCGGGATCGGGAAACTCGCCTTTTTTCCGGCGACGACGTTTTTCCGCCGCGCACGTCTGGTCGTAAATCAGCACGGTGACGCCGTCGGTGTCGCGCAATTCGCGCTGCACGGCATCCATTTCGCTGCGGTGATGGAACGTGGTGCCCTTCGGAAACTGATCGTGATGGCCGTCGTATTTTTCCGGTTCATCGCTGACCACGACGAAGCGCGATACGCCTTCCGCTTCCACCTGACGCGCGATCTGCGGCACCGAGATGCTGCCGTCCACCGGCTGGCCGCCGGTCATCGCGACTGCATCGTTATAGAGAATCTTGTAGGTGATGGTCGCTTTCGCGGCGACCGCCTGGCGGATCGCGAGAATGCCCGAGTGAAAGTAGGTGCCGTCGCCGAGATTCTGGAATACGTGACGCGTTTTCGTGAACATCGAATGCGATGCCCAGTCCACGCCTTCGCCGCCCATCTGAATCAGGCCGGTGGTGTCGCGCTCCATCCACGAGGCCATGAAGTGGCAGCCGATGCCTGCCTGCGCGATCGAACCGTCGGGTACTTTCGTCGACGTATTGTGCGGACACCCCGAGCAGAAATACGGCGTACGTTTCACGCTATCCGCTTCGTTCGACAGAATTTGCGGTGCGACCAGATCGACCACGCGCTCGCGCCGGTCGAGTGCGGGTTTGTGCCTGGCGAGCCACGTCGCGAACACCGGCAGAATGCGCGACGGCCGCAATTCGCCGAGCGACGACAGCAGCATCGTGCCGTCCTCTGCATTCTTGCCGACGATAACCGGACGCGTGCCTTGCGTGCGGTTGTACAGATAGTCCTTGATCTGCTGCTCGATGACCGGACCTTTTTCCTCGATCACCAGCACTTCGGACAAGCCGGAAACGAACGCATCGATCCGAGTCATTTCGAGCGGAAACGACAGGCCGACTTTATAGATGCGCACACCGGCGGCATCCAGATCGGCGACGGTCAGATCGAGCCGGCGCAGCGTCTCCATCAGATCCAGATGCGCCTTGCCGCACGTGACGATCCCCACGTTCGCATGCGGACTCGGCGCGATCCATTTGTCGATGCTGTTCACGCGCGCAAAGTGCCGTACGGCGTCGAGCTTCGCGTGCATCCGCGATTCGATGGTGAGACTCGGCAGATCGGGCCAGCGGTTGTGCAAGCCACCGGCTGGCGCGGCGAAATCGTGCGGCGCGGCCCATTCGGTTTGCAGCGCGTCGAGATCGACGGTCGAGCCTGATTCGACCGTTTCGGAAATTGCCTTGTAGCCGACCCACGCGCCCGAGAAACGCGACAACTCCCAGCCATACAGGCCGAATTCGAGCATGTCCGCGATATTCGACGGATTCACCACCGGCATGTGCCACGCCATCATCGCGAAGTCGCTTTGATGCGGCATCGACGACGACACACAGCCATGGTCGTCGCCCGCCACGACCAGCACGCCCCCATGCGGCGACGAGCCGTACGCGTTGCCGTGCTTCAGCGCATCGCCCGCGCGATCCACGCCCGGGCCTTTGCCGTACCACATCGCGAACACGCCTTCGACGGTGCGCTCCGGGTCCGATTCCACCCGCTGCGTACCGAGTACGGCGGTGCCGCCGAGTTCTTCGTTGATCGCGGGCAGGAAGCGGATTTCACTCGCGGTGAGCAGTTTCTTCGCTTTCCACAACTGCTGATCGACCATGCCGAGCGGCGAGCCCCGATAGCCGCTGATAAACCCGGCGGTGTTCATCCCACGCGCCTTGTCGAGCGCGCGCTGCATCAACGCGAGACGTACCAGTGCCTGCGTGCCGGTCAGGAAGATGCGGCCGCGCGCGGCGGTGAGGTTGTCGGACAGCTTGTAATCGGCCAGTGCGGGCGTGCCGTCGATGGGCAGGCGAGCGGTCATGGGTGAGTCTCCGTTGTTATGGCATCCGCAGCGCTGGTTGGGGACCACGAGGTGACGCTGCGGAAGAGACTCTATTTTTTAGCGCCGATTAGAGTGATTTATTCCTACTTTGATGGACGGCAAGCGAATACGCGCGAAGAGCCGCGCGTTTTAATGAAGTTTTG from the Paraburkholderia fungorum genome contains:
- a CDS encoding sensor domain-containing diguanylate cyclase, whose translation is MVTRRPNIVIAISIVLAGAILAIAVWVLAQMRDDALRRAQDSVFNVSLLIEKDVSRNLEIFDLSLRAVMEGLKQPGLMELKPEIRQMVLFDGSAGARDLGSLFVFDENGNVVFDSQASPPRKFNVADRDYFKVQRDSPNVGLYISHPFMPKARNREISIALSRRISRPDGSFGGVVVGTIRLAYFHHLFDGMNLGPGGSMALMLRDGTMLMRRPYDPKVVGISLAGTANYSRFVNQPSGDFFGTASIDGVERWYAFRHIDMYPLILDVALSTHDIYAQWRHRAWIIGSLIAALDATIIALAFLFSQQLHRRRAAEDELRELARTDGLTGLNNRRTFEEHLDAEWRRAQRSGWPLSMLLIDVDSFKGFNDLYGHSAGDEALITVARSIAQSVRRPGDTAARYGGEEFAVLLPDTDEAGAACIAERIRAVVQARELRHVASSHHVLTVSIGVATAQGQVIATSRELVNAADRALYDAKDAGRNRVVRYGQAENASNADAGHSPDTQPDSAPETAMRSDT
- a CDS encoding NAD(P)H-binding protein; this encodes MKVLIFGATGMVGQGVLRECLRAPDVEAVQTVGRTASGQLDPRLVEMVHADLMDYRNVEAQLAGFDACFFCLGVSSAGMSEADYARLTYDLTLAAAQTLSRLNPQMTFVYVSGAGTDSTEHGRSMWARVKGRTENALQRLPFKAVYLFRPGVIQPLNGARSKTRSYRLFYTLTKPFLSTLRAMFPNHILSTEDIGQAMLAVARHGASKAVLETADIRALSRESSSAPVGLHAG
- a CDS encoding methyl-accepting chemotaxis protein, which translates into the protein MKWFDRMTVFRKLLLAFAVVIGFCVVIGGMSLSKLSSMHAITDAICDKHMDGLYWMEEANRHKIDSDLAAANLGYATDDAGRQKLKDGIVGSLKDMHAAYDSYRASIATAKGRAMFDDVMSKSAVWESIVHQQIGLEPIPAGVDNAELVRRAIASSEALRDRITALIDYRRQQANDAQQEATADYQHMVIVMSVLVLAAIVAGTLLAAVIARRLARQLGGEPGYAMHIANRIADGDLSVRVDTRAGDSDSMLFALSNMRERLAGIVSGISESSESILLASGEIAQGNTDLSQRTEEQAAALQQTASSMQELTSTVKMNAENAQQAGGVAHGASEVAVRGSGLVGDVVDTMRELAAGSKRMTDIIAVIEGIAFQTNILALNAAVEAARAGEQGRGFAVVAGEVRSLAQRSAVSAKEIKELIESSTARVGSGAELAERAGQTMAEVTHAVKRVTDIMGEISSASHEQSTGIEEVNRAVAQMDDVTQQNAALVEQAAAAAASMADQARQLQAAVTVFSLEPKRG
- a CDS encoding solute carrier family 23 protein, with protein sequence MADSYFPRWRRQPAAAEGSIVGTDERLAWPQMFAMGIQHVVAMFGSTVLAPLLMGFDPNLCIFMSGIGTLLFFVLVGGRVPSYLGSSFAFIGLVIAVTGYGGHGPNLNIPVALGGIIACGVVYAIIGLIVSAVGTRWIETLMPPVVTGAIVCVIGLNLAPIAVHGVSGSNFDSWMALVTVLCVSAVAVFARGMMQRLLILIGLLMAYVIYAIVTNGLGMGKPIDFAIVANAAWFGLPHFTSPVFDPKAMALLAPIAVILVAENLGHIKAVSAMTGQNLDRYVGRAFLGDGLATIVSGFAGGTGVTTYAENIGVMAVTKIYSTLVFVIAAVIALVLGFSPKFGAVIQTIPGPVLGGVSIVVFGLIAVTGARIWVVNKVDFSDNRNLIVAAVTLVLGAGDFSLKLGGFGLGGIGTATFGAIILYALLRKRSAQGPVA